In Candidatus Methylacidiphilales bacterium, the sequence ACTTCCTTGATTTTTGCGTGGTCGTAGAGAAGCCCCGTTTTGGGGTCGATTTCCCCCTTTACCGAAACTTGCAGCCGGAACGTGTGGCCGTGCAAACGCCGGCATTTGTGGCCTTCCGGGAAAATGGTCAGCGCCTGGGCCGCATCAAACGTAAACTCGCGTGTCAATGTTACTTGCATTCGTCTATTTGACAGAAAAAAACGGCGCTTGTGAAGCGAATCCGCAAGAATCAAGGCGCCGCCTGAGCAAGCAACGGAATATGCCCGATCAGCGGAAGGAATTTTTCCTCCATGAACTCAGGCGTCATGCGGGGATCCTTGGCGACAGCCAGCAATTCCAGCCAGGCGCGGGTGTTCCACAAGTCGCGCCGCTCAACCATGGGGTTGCCGCTGTACCCCAATCCGTATATTTTTGCCATTTGATTGGCCAAGGCTACGGCGCTGGCGACCAGCCCAGTCTTTTTTTCAAGGTCCCCATGGCTTGAGGCCGCCTGGCGGATATTGGCGTCAAAACCATTGCGCGACAGCCACTGCTCTCCGGCCTCGTGATGATCCATCTGCATCAGTTTTTTCTCCTGCGTCGCGAGAATGCAATCCTGATCAATGGCCGCCCGCATGGCGCAGTAGTAGGGATACGGCGCCACCTCTCCCAGGATAAACTTGCCGATATCATGCGCCAACCCCGCAAAATAGGCCTGCGTACGCGCCTTCAGAACCGAATGGTGCATGATCGATGTCAGGTGCTTGCCGGCGGGTTGCCAGCCCTTGTCCGGAATAAAATCACCGGAAATCACGGCGAGCAGGCAGTCCGCGATGATGCCGGTGTTGATGCTATGCTGCCAAAGGCCGTGCCACTGGAAGTCAGACGGCGGTTTGAAATCGTTCCGCATCATCAGGCTGGTGAGGATCAACTGGGAGGAAAGCCTTGTTCCCAAGGCGCGGATGGATTTGCGGCGGTTGGTTGCGGAGTCCGGCGATGCCGAAAACGGGGTGCGGGCCAGCTTTTGCAAAAAGTCGTCCATCTCCGGAAGCAGCGTCAGGGCCTCCGCCAGGTCCCCCACCTCGCTTTCCCTCGCGGCTTCAATTTCCTTCAATGGCTTGAGCAGGGCTGTTACCGCCAGCGGACGAACAGGCTTTTCAATGGCGATCTCGATTTCCTTCAGCGTCCTCTGGCTGCCGTGGTCCAGCGCGCTGATTGTCCACGAAGCGCAGCGGACGGACAAGAGGCCATAGGCAAACTCCCGGGGTTCCGAAGCGCGGATGGGAACATGGATTTTTTTCACCACGGGCGCGGCCTCTTCACTGCTGTAACGCAGGGCGAGACGGTCCACATTCGCAACGGCATGCCGCAGTTCTTCGTAGTTCTGGTACCTGTCCGCAGGATTCTTTTGCGTCATTTTATCCAGCAGCGTGATCCATCCTGGCGACAACCCCGCCGCAGCCGCAGCCTGGTGCGGGAAGGGACGGTCCAGATGCGCCTGGACCAGTTCGCTGACCGATTCGCTGTCGTACAGAAACGACGTGGTCATGAGATGGTAAATCGTCGCGCCTAACGAATAAATATCGCTTCTCTGGTCGGTCTCCTGCTGCAGGATCTGTTCGGGGCACATGTAGGCCGGCGTGCCGAAGCACTCGTCGTCGTTCGCCATCAGGCCCCCGCCCATGCTCCGCGCAAGGCCGAAGTCCGTCAGCAAAATCACGCCGCTGTTGTCCACCAGGAAATTCGAGGGCTTGATGTCCAGGTGGATCACCTTGTGCTGGAAGGCCCAGTCCAGGGCATCAATAGCCTGGTTCATCACCCAGGTCGCCTGGTCCGCG encodes:
- a CDS encoding protein kinase gives rise to the protein MILANKLEDLVPNAQLGHYTIIEHVAEGGMGHVFKGFEASLSREVAIKVLKVEFAEDPEKLKAFDLEAQNIAALRHPNIVPVYFVGHEGELHYFVMPFITGSTLDDWVEGTVKMNADQATWVMNQAIDALDWAFQHKVIHLDIKPSNFLVDNSGVILLTDFGLARSMGGGLMANDDECFGTPAYMCPEQILQQETDQRSDIYSLGATIYHLMTTSFLYDSESVSELVQAHLDRPFPHQAAAAAGLSPGWITLLDKMTQKNPADRYQNYEELRHAVANVDRLALRYSSEEAAPVVKKIHVPIRASEPREFAYGLLSVRCASWTISALDHGSQRTLKEIEIAIEKPVRPLAVTALLKPLKEIEAARESEVGDLAEALTLLPEMDDFLQKLARTPFSASPDSATNRRKSIRALGTRLSSQLILTSLMMRNDFKPPSDFQWHGLWQHSINTGIIADCLLAVISGDFIPDKGWQPAGKHLTSIMHHSVLKARTQAYFAGLAHDIGKFILGEVAPYPYYCAMRAAIDQDCILATQEKKLMQMDHHEAGEQWLSRNGFDANIRQAASSHGDLEKKTGLVASAVALANQMAKIYGLGYSGNPMVERRDLWNTRAWLELLAVAKDPRMTPEFMEEKFLPLIGHIPLLAQAAP